Below is a genomic region from Oikeobacillus pervagus.
AATTAAGTATAATTCATCTTCATGTGCCTCAAGCCACTCACCATCAGGAATTCTTGTTAACTCATAAATGACATCTTCCCATGAATCTTCCTTGTATCTCCAAACTTCTGTTCTTAAACCAACGACTTGAAACAGATCTTTTTCATATCCTTTCACCTTCACTAAATCCCCGAAAAAAAAGCTATACTCAATATCGATTTGTTCCTTTTCTAAAATGCGCCCTTGATATTCAGAAACAAATTGTAAAATATGTTCTTTAAAAAGACCTTCGCAGTGATTAATTTCATACACAATTTCACCTTCAACTTTCATGATATTGGTGACGACACCAACCGTTCCGTAAATAATAATGACAACTGAATCGCCGATGTTAAATTTTGGATTATCCTTCTCCCCCATAGCCTCCCATCTCCTCGTTGTCCTTTTTATTAATATATGCGACGACAGCATGGCTGCTCACATTTTTCTTTTCTATCCATAAAAATTGGGAAATAAGGGAAAGCTAGCTGGAGAAGGAATACAAAAATTAATCAATCCTGGTAATGTATAACAAGAAAATATTAGAATTTTGTCTAAATCAGAACAGGCAATATGCAAAAGCCGCACTGTCTGTCACAATCTAAGAGTAGAAGGGAAAAACAAGCTGATTAAACCTTAGGCCACAAGAAGTATAAGGTTTAATCACTTTCATCCTGTTTATACAGCTCCCAACTTTCATCGAAAGTAGACATGCTTTTAAGATAATGACCATTCATTTCCAAATACGTACTTAGCTCATCATATTCCTCCGATAATTTAGGAAAACCGTGATCATTAAATACTTCATTGGCGAAATGGGACAGATCGTCTTTCGCAGGTGTTTCGCGATACTTCATTAAATATTGATAAAATGACTTTCGCAACTTAAATCCCCCTTCATTACTTTCAAAAAAGTTTTTTTCAATATAAAGCATTCATCAAATTTCGTAAAGGGAAAAGAGTGGAATTTTACCAAAAATAACATAGAAAGAATTTTTGAAAACAGGCGAACTTCCTTTTTGAATCGACTCCCACCATTCAAAAAATAAAAAAGACACCAACTTTTGAAAAACGCATACAATATAGGCAGGAACCTATAGAGAAGGAGGATTTGAGGTGAAACAACAGCAATATATTCAGAAGGCTTATCAATATCATGTCATGGCCGATTATTACAAATATGCAAATCCACAAAAGCATTTAGATTATTATATAAAACATTTTTATTATTTAAATCGTGCAATTCAAAGCCCATCTAGATTACAGTGGAGAGAGAACAGCCAACTTCAATTTCTAAATGCGGCACCAGAGACGGAGCTGATCGATATTTATGTGAATAATCGCCCAGTCGTTCAAAGACTCGCATTCGGTAAATTAAGTAAAACGTTGGCTGTTCCTTACGGCAACTATTATATTGATATTTACCCGTCTGGTGATTCCACGACATCCATATTTAGTAAAAAAATCACCATAAAAAGCGGGAACTACTTAATTGGCGCAACCGGAATGAATAAAAAACTTCAGTTATTACCTTATGATTTACAAGTGAAAACAGCCAAAAACGAAGCTAGTGTCCGTTTTCTACATTTATCTCCTGATGCACCAGCCATAGATGTAACCGTCCCACACGGAGACATTGTATTCCCAGACCTTTCTTATAAAGAATTATCAGAACCTTTAGCCATTACTCCCATGACATTGAATTTTATTTTGAAAGTCGCGGGTAGTAAAAACCACATTTTTTCTCTTCCAAAATTCAAAACGAATCCACAAAAAAGTTATACCATTATCCTCATTGGCTGTATTCAACATCATGAGCTTCCATCGTTTAAAATAGTCATTCTAGAAAAATGATGACTGAAGGAGATATTTCGATTTTAATTACTTAAATACAAAAAAACCTGGTACCCTTCATCCGATGAACTCGGTTATCTCACAAGACAATGGGAATATCGGTTGAAAAAGGGGCCAGGACTTTTCAGAAAACCTCTATTATTTTTCAGTTGGAATTAACAAAGTAAAACGGATATCATCCTCTTTTAAATTAAAATGATCAGCGCGAATTTTCATATCGCTTTTCAACTCCATTTTTTTCAATGAAACATAAATCATTTTATCATTTGGCATAATTCGAATCCAGTCGGGTGGATTATAGGAATCCCGTGCAAATTTCAGAATATAAGAAACAGGTAATTTTAATTGACCTAATGAAATCCCCTTCTGTTTTAGCACCAAATCGCCGTTATTTAACGCTTTGGGTTCGAACGTTAATTTGAAATCAACATCTTCAGAAAACACTTTTACATCCCCGTGAAGTTCTACATTATCTTTTAAGATGACTTGATAATCAATCGGGCTTTTTTGATTTTCCTTTTTAATGTAAGCGTTAATAATTTTATTTAAATCTTCCCTATTCGTATTCACATGGAATTGCACGGGGTCGTCACCCTGATTCGCCACATCGACGGGTAATGGATCATTTTTCGTTGGTAAAAATATCAAAATAATGATCATGGCCAAAATAAAGAGGTTCATCCCTAGCAATAAGAAAAAACTTCGCTTCCATTTCGTTTTCATCCTTATTATTCATCCTCACACCTAATTTTTCGTTACTAAATCAACGAGTTTCTTACCTTTAATACTATGAAAAACCCGGTCTGCAATCAGTTTATATCCTTCATCATTCGGATGAAAATGATCTTTATAAAGTAAATTTTCTTCTTGATCTTGAAAAATATCAGCTATCATGACAAATTGAGATCTTTCATATTGATTCAGGATATTTCTACTTGCTTGGTTCCAGTCCGCAATAATATCATCTACTTCTTCTATGTTCGAGAACCATTTTTCGAAGGGATTATAAAGACCAATCAAAATGATTCCAGCTTCCGAATTAATTTTTCTCACGGTTGATAAGATCTTATTTAATCGTTCTTCATAAGCAGTACGTTCCTTCTCAAATACTTCCACCTCAAGCTTTGCGATATTTTCTCGAAATACTTTCATCACATCATTTCCACCAATTGTAATGACAACAAAATCGGATTTCTTTAGCGCATTTCGTACTTCTTTCTTTTCTAACCGATCTAATAATTGGTCTGTCCGATTCCCGCGTACACCAAAGTTTTCAATTTGTACACGATTGACTTCGTTTAAATTTTCTAAATCTTTCTGCAAATAAGGAATATATCCACCCTGATTCGTACTATCTCCAATTCCCCGAGTGAGCGAATCCCCGATAGAGACAATATGCAAATTCTTCGGAATCATATTTCTAGATGCTGTTTGATTTTTTGGTTCATCTGGTTGCTTTGTTACATCCTCATTAAAGGACAATGAGCACCCCGACAGAGCCATTACAAAAGCGAAGAGAAAAATGATGGTTTTTCTCAAGACGTTCACCCCGCTTTTTTAAAGTATTATCATTATAGCACGACATGAACAATACGAAATAGAAAACTGTTCCTATCTATTGATGTAAACTCCTTTCCTTCTATTTTATGAAAGTTTATGAAAAAACACACAAGAAATATTTATTTCTCCATCTTTAATCTTTATTTTTAGCGACTCTCCACTCCTTGAAATAAAACGGATTTAACAGCTGTCAAATTCACTTTCCAAGTTTTTAATCGACGTAAATAAAGCATTTACTTTCAAAACATGGTATGATGAAAAAAACAAAAGTAGGTGTCTATATGAAAAAGTGGAGCGTTTTATATTTTGCCATTTTATTTTCATTAATGGGGCTCCTTGCAGGGTGCAATACATCTAATGAATCCAAAAGCGATGAGCATCATACGGAAAATGAAGAGGCAAGTTCACATGAATCTCACGGCTCTCATGAAGATATGGCAAGTGGAGATATTCAGGAAACAACGAATTCAGTTGATGAAATCCCATCTTTTTTAAAGGATAAGGATGAGAATATGAAGGCCATCTACATAGCCGCAGCTAAGCATCCGGAAGTGCTAAAATATATGCCTTGCTATTGTGGGTGCGGTGATTCTGTTGGACATAAAAGTAATCTGAATTGCTTCGTGCATGAGATCGATCAGGACAAAGTTGTATGGGATGATCATGGTACAAGATGTGGAGTTTGTCTGGAAATTGCTGCCCAATCTGTATTAATGTATAATGATGGAAAATCATTAAAAGACATTCGTCAACAAATCGATCAACAATATAAAGAAGGCTATGCGAAGCCGACGCCAACTCCGATGCCAAGCTAGTAAAAAAACAGGAGAATGTCTCCTGTTTTTTTATTTTTACACAAACAAACCTCATTACTCCAAC
It encodes:
- a CDS encoding YozE family protein is translated as MRKSFYQYLMKYRETPAKDDLSHFANEVFNDHGFPKLSEEYDELSTYLEMNGHYLKSMSTFDESWELYKQDESD
- a CDS encoding DUF4397 domain-containing protein, whose protein sequence is MKQQQYIQKAYQYHVMADYYKYANPQKHLDYYIKHFYYLNRAIQSPSRLQWRENSQLQFLNAAPETELIDIYVNNRPVVQRLAFGKLSKTLAVPYGNYYIDIYPSGDSTTSIFSKKITIKSGNYLIGATGMNKKLQLLPYDLQVKTAKNEASVRFLHLSPDAPAIDVTVPHGDIVFPDLSYKELSEPLAITPMTLNFILKVAGSKNHIFSLPKFKTNPQKSYTIILIGCIQHHELPSFKIVILEK
- a CDS encoding YpmS family protein; the encoded protein is MKTKWKRSFFLLLGMNLFILAMIIILIFLPTKNDPLPVDVANQGDDPVQFHVNTNREDLNKIINAYIKKENQKSPIDYQVILKDNVELHGDVKVFSEDVDFKLTFEPKALNNGDLVLKQKGISLGQLKLPVSYILKFARDSYNPPDWIRIMPNDKMIYVSLKKMELKSDMKIRADHFNLKEDDIRFTLLIPTEK
- a CDS encoding SGNH/GDSL hydrolase family protein, which codes for MRKTIIFLFAFVMALSGCSLSFNEDVTKQPDEPKNQTASRNMIPKNLHIVSIGDSLTRGIGDSTNQGGYIPYLQKDLENLNEVNRVQIENFGVRGNRTDQLLDRLEKKEVRNALKKSDFVVITIGGNDVMKVFRENIAKLEVEVFEKERTAYEERLNKILSTVRKINSEAGIILIGLYNPFEKWFSNIEEVDDIIADWNQASRNILNQYERSQFVMIADIFQDQEENLLYKDHFHPNDEGYKLIADRVFHSIKGKKLVDLVTKN
- a CDS encoding PCYCGC motif-containing (lipo)protein; translation: MKKWSVLYFAILFSLMGLLAGCNTSNESKSDEHHTENEEASSHESHGSHEDMASGDIQETTNSVDEIPSFLKDKDENMKAIYIAAAKHPEVLKYMPCYCGCGDSVGHKSNLNCFVHEIDQDKVVWDDHGTRCGVCLEIAAQSVLMYNDGKSLKDIRQQIDQQYKEGYAKPTPTPMPS